The following are encoded in a window of Pseudomonas multiresinivorans genomic DNA:
- the rlmM gene encoding 23S rRNA (cytidine(2498)-2'-O)-methyltransferase RlmM, with protein sequence MNTLLLHCRPGFENEVCAELSEHAARLDIPGYARAKPATAYAEFISMDADGAERLMRQLRFPELIFPRQWARGTGFTTLPEQDRIGAILEALAGFPQCGSLWLEVFDTNDGKELSTFCRKFEKPLRGALVKAGQLVEDPSLPRLLLTFRSGREAFIGLAEARNCAMWPMGIPRLKFPREAPSRSTLKLEEAWHHFIPRADWDRRLAPDMLAVDLGASPGGWTWQLVNREMRVVAVDNGPMAENLMYSGLVEHQRVDGYAFRPRQRMDWMVCDIVEKPARTGAMIETWIGEGLCREAIVNLKLPMKQRYAEVRRILDRLEESFRGRGLKVQIGCKQLYHDREEVTCHLRRIEKGER encoded by the coding sequence ATGAATACCCTGTTACTGCACTGCCGGCCGGGCTTCGAGAACGAGGTCTGCGCCGAGCTGTCCGAGCACGCCGCGCGCCTGGACATTCCCGGCTACGCCCGCGCCAAGCCGGCTACCGCCTACGCCGAATTTATCTCCATGGACGCCGATGGCGCCGAGCGCTTGATGCGCCAACTGCGCTTCCCCGAGCTGATCTTCCCGCGCCAGTGGGCGCGTGGCACGGGCTTCACCACCCTGCCGGAGCAGGACCGCATTGGTGCGATCCTCGAGGCCCTGGCCGGCTTCCCGCAGTGTGGCAGCCTCTGGCTGGAGGTGTTCGACACCAACGACGGCAAGGAACTCTCGACCTTCTGCCGCAAGTTCGAGAAGCCCCTGCGCGGGGCTCTGGTGAAGGCCGGCCAGCTGGTGGAAGACCCCAGCCTGCCGCGCCTGCTGCTGACCTTCCGCTCTGGCCGCGAGGCCTTCATCGGCCTGGCCGAGGCGCGCAACTGCGCCATGTGGCCGATGGGCATTCCGCGCCTGAAGTTCCCACGCGAGGCGCCCAGCCGCTCGACGCTCAAGCTGGAAGAAGCCTGGCACCACTTCATACCCCGCGCCGACTGGGACCGCCGCCTGGCGCCGGACATGCTCGCCGTGGACCTGGGCGCATCGCCCGGCGGCTGGACCTGGCAGCTGGTGAACCGGGAGATGCGCGTGGTTGCCGTGGACAACGGGCCGATGGCGGAGAACCTGATGTACTCCGGGCTGGTCGAGCACCAGCGCGTCGATGGCTATGCCTTCCGCCCGCGTCAGCGCATGGACTGGATGGTCTGCGACATCGTCGAGAAGCCTGCGCGCACGGGAGCGATGATCGAGACCTGGATCGGCGAGGGGTTGTGCCGCGAGGCCATCGTCAACCTCAAGCTGCCGATGAAGCAGCGTTATGCCGAGGTGCGGCGCATCCTCGACCGCCTGGAAGAGTCCTTCCGCGGACGCGGGCTGAAAGTGCAGATCGGCTGCAAGCAGCTCTACCACGACCGTGAGGAAGTGACCTGCCACCTGCGCCGCATCGAGAAGGGCGAGCGCTAA
- the acnA gene encoding aconitate hydratase AcnA codes for MPAVDSLNSLRTLEVAGKTYHYYSLPEAAKSLGDLGKLPMSLKVLLENLLRWEDDNTVTSDDLKALAGWLKTRSSEREIQYRPARVLMQDFTGVPAVVDLAAMRDAMAKAGGDPQKINPLSPVDLVIDHSVMVDKFASQSAFAQNVEIEMERNGERYAFLRWGQNAFDNFRVVPPGTGICHQVNLEYLGRTVWTKDEDGRTYAFPDTLVGTDSHTTMINGLGVLGWGVGGIEAEAAMLGQPVSMLIPEVIGFKLTGKLKEGITATDLVLTVTQMLRKKGVVGKFVEFYGDGLADLPLADRATIANMAPEYGATCGFFPVDEITLGYLRLSGRPEDAVKLVEAYSKAQGLWREKGHEPIFTDSLQLDMGEVEASLAGPKRPQDRVALGHVSQAFDDFLGLQIKPVPSEEGRLLNEGGGGAAVGASVAAGEADYQHEGQTHRLKNGAVVIAAITSCTNTSNPSVMMAAGLLAKKALEKGLQRKPWVKSSLAPGSKVVTDYFRAAGLTRYLDELGFDLVGYGCTTCIGNSGPLLEPIEKAVQQADLTVASVLSGNRNFEGRVHPLVKTNWLASPPLVVAYALAGTVRTDLTKDPLGTGKDGQPVYLKDIWPTQQEIADAVQKVDTAMFHKEYAEVFQGDEKWRAIQVPDAQTYVWQNDSTYIQHPPFFEHIADAPPKVEDIDGASILAVLGDSVTTDHISPAGNIKKDSPAGRYLSEHGVAYADFNSYGSRRGNHEVMMRGTFANIRIKNEMLGGEEGGNTLYVPTGDKLAIYDAAMRYQQDGTPLVIIAGKEYGTGSSRDWAAKGTNLLGVKAVIAESFERIHRSNLVGMGVLPLQFKDGQDRKALKLTGKEVLSISGLSGELKPHMNLKVGVTREDGSQDSFEVLCRIDTQNEVEYFKAGGILHYVLRSLI; via the coding sequence ATGCCCGCAGTGGATAGCCTGAACAGCCTGCGTACCCTGGAGGTCGCCGGCAAGACCTATCACTATTACAGCCTGCCTGAAGCGGCGAAGAGTCTCGGCGACCTGGGCAAGCTGCCCATGTCCCTGAAAGTCCTGCTGGAAAACCTGTTGCGCTGGGAAGACGACAACACCGTCACCAGCGACGACCTCAAAGCCCTGGCCGGCTGGCTGAAGACCCGCAGCTCCGAGCGCGAGATCCAGTACCGCCCCGCCCGCGTACTGATGCAGGACTTCACCGGCGTGCCGGCGGTGGTCGACCTCGCCGCCATGCGCGACGCCATGGCCAAGGCCGGCGGTGATCCGCAGAAGATCAACCCGCTGTCGCCGGTCGACCTGGTCATCGACCACTCGGTGATGGTCGACAAGTTCGCCAGCCAGTCCGCCTTCGCGCAGAACGTCGAGATCGAGATGGAGCGCAACGGCGAGCGCTATGCGTTCCTGCGCTGGGGGCAGAACGCCTTCGACAACTTCCGCGTGGTGCCGCCGGGTACTGGCATCTGCCACCAGGTCAACCTGGAGTACCTGGGGCGCACCGTCTGGACCAAGGACGAGGACGGCCGCACCTATGCCTTCCCCGACACACTGGTCGGCACCGACTCGCACACCACCATGATCAACGGCCTCGGCGTGCTCGGCTGGGGCGTCGGCGGCATCGAGGCAGAAGCGGCCATGCTCGGCCAGCCGGTGTCGATGCTGATTCCCGAGGTGATCGGCTTCAAGCTCACCGGCAAGCTGAAGGAAGGCATCACCGCCACCGACCTGGTGCTGACCGTCACCCAGATGCTGCGCAAGAAAGGCGTGGTCGGAAAATTCGTCGAATTCTACGGCGACGGCCTCGCCGACCTGCCGCTGGCGGACCGTGCCACCATCGCCAACATGGCGCCCGAGTACGGCGCCACCTGCGGTTTCTTCCCGGTGGACGAGATCACCCTGGGTTACCTGCGCCTGTCCGGTCGCCCGGAAGATGCCGTCAAGCTGGTGGAGGCCTACAGCAAGGCCCAGGGCCTGTGGCGCGAGAAAGGCCACGAGCCGATCTTCACCGACTCCCTGCAACTGGACATGGGCGAAGTCGAAGCCAGCCTCGCCGGGCCGAAGCGCCCGCAGGACCGCGTCGCTCTCGGCCACGTCAGCCAGGCCTTCGACGACTTCCTCGGTCTGCAGATCAAGCCCGTACCCAGCGAGGAAGGCCGCCTGCTCAATGAAGGCGGTGGCGGTGCAGCCGTGGGCGCCTCCGTTGCGGCCGGCGAGGCCGATTACCAGCACGAGGGCCAGACCCATAGGCTGAAGAACGGCGCGGTGGTAATCGCCGCCATCACTTCCTGCACCAACACCTCCAACCCCAGCGTGATGATGGCCGCCGGCCTGCTGGCGAAGAAGGCGCTGGAGAAAGGCCTGCAGCGCAAGCCCTGGGTGAAGAGCTCGCTCGCACCCGGCTCGAAAGTGGTGACCGACTACTTCCGCGCCGCCGGCCTGACCCGTTATCTGGACGAACTGGGCTTCGATCTGGTGGGTTATGGCTGTACGACCTGCATCGGCAACTCGGGGCCACTGCTGGAGCCCATCGAGAAGGCGGTACAGCAGGCCGACCTGACCGTCGCCTCGGTGCTTTCCGGCAACCGCAACTTCGAGGGTCGCGTGCACCCGCTGGTGAAAACCAATTGGCTGGCCTCGCCGCCACTGGTGGTCGCCTATGCCCTCGCTGGCACCGTGCGCACCGACTTGACCAAAGACCCGCTGGGTACCGGCAAGGACGGCCAACCGGTCTATCTGAAGGACATCTGGCCAACCCAGCAGGAAATCGCCGACGCCGTACAGAAAGTCGACACGGCGATGTTCCACAAGGAGTACGCCGAAGTCTTCCAGGGCGATGAGAAATGGCGTGCGATCCAGGTGCCGGACGCCCAGACCTACGTCTGGCAGAACGACTCCACCTACATCCAGCATCCGCCGTTCTTCGAGCACATCGCCGATGCACCGCCGAAGGTCGAAGACATCGACGGCGCCAGCATCCTCGCGGTACTGGGCGACTCGGTGACCACCGACCACATCTCCCCCGCTGGCAACATCAAGAAGGACAGCCCCGCCGGCCGCTACCTCAGCGAGCATGGCGTGGCCTACGCCGACTTCAACTCCTACGGCTCGCGGCGTGGCAACCATGAGGTGATGATGCGCGGCACCTTCGCCAACATCCGCATCAAGAACGAGATGCTCGGTGGCGAGGAAGGTGGCAACACGCTCTACGTACCGACTGGCGACAAGCTGGCGATCTACGATGCCGCCATGCGCTACCAGCAGGACGGCACGCCGCTGGTGATCATCGCCGGCAAGGAATACGGCACCGGTTCCTCCCGCGACTGGGCGGCCAAGGGCACCAACCTACTGGGTGTGAAAGCGGTGATCGCCGAAAGCTTCGAACGCATCCACCGCTCCAACCTGGTGGGCATGGGCGTGCTGCCGCTGCAGTTCAAGGATGGCCAGGACCGCAAGGCGCTGAAGCTGACCGGCAAGGAAGTGCTGAGCATCAGCGGCCTGTCGGGCGAACTGAAGCCGCACATGAACCTCAAGGTCGGGGTGACGCGCGAAGACGGCAGCCAGGACAGCTTCGAGGTGCTCTGCCGTATCGATACCCAGAACGAAGTCGAGTACTTCAAGGCCGGCGGCATCCTCCACTACGTGCTGCGCAGCCTGATCTAG
- a CDS encoding methyl-accepting chemotaxis protein, which translates to MRNNQPITQRERTFPAEQRLISTTDARGVIGYANDAFTAISGFSREELVGAPHNLVRHPDVPAAVFAHMWTTLKKGRPWMGIVKNRCKNGDHYWVSAYVTPIYERNEIVGYESVRVKPTAEQVRRAEALYARINTGKSAIPARDRWLPVLLDWLPFILIGQIGFLIGVWLNSHWGFLLAALLSIPLGLAGLGWQQRGLKRLLRLAEQTTSDPLIAQMYTDSRGAQARLEMSILSQEARLKTCLTRLQDTAETLTEQAREADSLAHHSSAGLDRQRQETEQVATAVNQMAATTQEVADNVQRTADATRQANNLTTEGRQIAAETREAMQRLSSSVGETGEAVSQLARDSEQIGGVVDVIKGIADQTNLLALNAAIEAARAGEMGRGFAVVADEVRSLAQRTTESTGQIHQLIANLQNTATEAVRAMDSGRRQADEGVERVLQADSALVGISDAVANITEMATQIAAAAEEQSAVAEEINRNISTIANLADQTSGEAQRTALLSEELTQTAQRQYSLVERFNR; encoded by the coding sequence ATGCGCAACAACCAGCCGATCACCCAGCGTGAACGCACCTTCCCCGCCGAACAGCGGCTGATCTCCACCACGGATGCCCGCGGCGTGATCGGTTACGCCAACGACGCCTTCACCGCCATCAGCGGCTTCTCCCGAGAAGAGCTGGTCGGCGCGCCGCACAATCTGGTGCGCCACCCGGATGTCCCCGCAGCCGTGTTCGCGCACATGTGGACGACCCTGAAAAAGGGCCGCCCGTGGATGGGCATCGTCAAGAACCGCTGCAAGAACGGCGACCACTACTGGGTCAGTGCCTACGTCACGCCCATCTATGAGCGCAACGAGATCGTCGGTTACGAATCGGTGCGGGTGAAACCGACCGCCGAACAGGTCCGCCGCGCCGAAGCGCTGTACGCACGCATCAACACCGGCAAGTCAGCCATTCCGGCCCGCGACCGTTGGCTGCCGGTGCTGCTGGACTGGCTGCCGTTCATCCTGATCGGCCAGATCGGCTTCCTTATCGGCGTCTGGCTGAATTCGCATTGGGGCTTCCTGCTGGCCGCCCTGCTGTCGATCCCGCTGGGCCTTGCCGGCCTCGGCTGGCAGCAGCGCGGCCTCAAGCGCCTGCTGCGCCTGGCCGAGCAGACCACTTCCGACCCGCTGATCGCACAGATGTACACCGACAGCCGTGGCGCACAAGCACGCCTGGAAATGTCCATTCTCAGCCAGGAAGCACGTCTGAAGACCTGCCTGACCCGTCTGCAGGACACCGCCGAAACCCTCACCGAGCAGGCCCGAGAAGCCGACTCGTTGGCCCACCACAGCTCCGCCGGCCTCGACCGCCAGCGTCAGGAAACCGAGCAGGTGGCCACCGCCGTCAACCAGATGGCCGCCACCACCCAGGAAGTGGCCGACAACGTGCAGCGCACCGCCGATGCCACCCGCCAGGCCAACAACCTGACCACCGAGGGCCGGCAGATCGCTGCCGAGACTCGCGAGGCCATGCAGCGTCTCTCCAGCTCAGTGGGTGAAACCGGTGAGGCGGTCAGCCAGCTAGCCCGCGACAGCGAGCAGATCGGCGGCGTAGTGGACGTGATCAAGGGCATCGCCGACCAGACCAACCTGCTGGCACTCAATGCCGCCATCGAAGCCGCCCGTGCTGGCGAGATGGGGCGCGGCTTTGCCGTGGTCGCCGACGAAGTTCGTTCGCTGGCCCAGCGCACCACCGAGTCCACCGGGCAGATTCACCAGCTCATTGCCAACCTGCAGAACACCGCCACGGAAGCCGTGCGCGCCATGGACTCCGGTCGCCGCCAGGCCGACGAGGGCGTGGAGCGCGTGCTACAGGCGGACAGCGCGCTGGTCGGCATCAGCGACGCGGTGGCCAACATCACCGAAATGGCCACCCAGATCGCCGCTGCCGCGGAAGAACAGAGCGCCGTGGCCGAGGAGATCAACCGCAACATCAGCACCATCGCCAACCTCGCCGACCAGACGTCCGGCGAAGCCCAGCGCACCGCCCTGCTCAGCGAGGAACTGACGCAAACCGCGCAGCGCCAGTACTCGCTGGTGGAGCGGTTCAACCGCTGA
- the cprA gene encoding cationic peptide resistance protein CprA (CprA (cationic peptide resistance A) is an SDR family oxidoreductase by homology), whose translation MNTEFADRIAPHSSRFTHGAAHSLLLTGATGFLGGAVAAHLIADGQSEALLFLVRAETPAQGLERLRDNLRLHCVPETVLERLQDRQILCGDLLDTAWMQGERARLMRVEQVINCAAVASFSKNPSIWPVNVEGTFAFARLLSQSRNLKRFLHVGTAMCCGPQRESPVRESWDFPDSEEQLVDYTASKAEIERRMREELPQLPLVVARPSIVVGHRELGCRASGSIFWVFRMGFALESFTCGLDEQIDVIPVDYCAEALVALALKPKLSHSLYHISAGHGSACTFGEIDQAYADARGEAPVGKRYRKVSSQDLRELAGSFESRIGKANPRLVLRALRLYSGFADLNYLFDNQRLLDEGIAAPPRFTDYVDVCVHSSRDVSIPAQMQWDFK comes from the coding sequence ATGAACACCGAATTCGCTGATCGCATTGCCCCCCATTCTTCCCGCTTCACCCACGGCGCCGCGCACAGTCTGCTGCTGACGGGGGCCACCGGTTTCCTCGGCGGCGCTGTTGCCGCGCACCTGATTGCCGATGGCCAGAGTGAGGCGTTGCTGTTCCTGGTGCGCGCCGAAACGCCAGCCCAGGGCCTGGAGCGCCTGCGTGACAACCTGCGTTTGCACTGCGTGCCAGAGACTGTTCTGGAGCGCCTCCAAGACCGCCAGATCCTCTGCGGCGACCTGCTCGACACCGCCTGGATGCAGGGCGAGCGCGCGCGTCTGATGCGCGTGGAGCAGGTGATCAACTGTGCCGCCGTCGCCTCGTTCTCGAAGAATCCGAGCATCTGGCCGGTGAATGTCGAAGGCACCTTCGCCTTCGCCCGGCTGCTCAGCCAGTCGCGTAACCTCAAGCGCTTCCTGCATGTGGGCACGGCCATGTGCTGTGGCCCGCAGCGCGAGTCGCCGGTGCGCGAGTCCTGGGATTTCCCGGACAGCGAGGAACAGCTGGTGGACTACACCGCGTCCAAGGCTGAGATCGAGCGGCGTATGCGCGAAGAGCTGCCGCAATTGCCGCTGGTGGTCGCGCGACCGTCCATCGTGGTCGGGCATCGCGAACTGGGCTGCCGCGCCTCGGGCAGCATCTTCTGGGTGTTCCGCATGGGCTTCGCTCTGGAGAGTTTTACCTGCGGCCTGGACGAGCAGATCGACGTGATCCCGGTGGACTACTGCGCCGAAGCGCTGGTGGCCCTGGCGCTCAAGCCGAAGCTGAGCCACAGCCTCTACCACATCTCCGCCGGCCACGGTTCGGCCTGCACCTTTGGCGAGATCGACCAGGCCTACGCCGACGCCCGCGGCGAAGCGCCGGTGGGCAAGCGTTACCGCAAGGTCAGTTCACAGGACCTGCGCGAGCTGGCGGGCAGCTTCGAGAGCCGCATCGGCAAGGCCAATCCACGCCTGGTATTGCGCGCGCTGCGCCTGTACAGCGGCTTCGCCGATCTCAACTACCTGTTCGACAACCAGCGCCTGCTCGACGAAGGGATCGCTGCGCCGCCGCGCTTCACCGACTACGTGGACGTCTGCGTGCATTCCTCGCGGGATGTGAGCATCCCGGCGCAGATGCAGTGGGATTTCAAGTAG
- a CDS encoding alpha/beta family hydrolase, translated as MDKGPSRNIDSDQLPPETPVAGACGPLSLLRNPARRELSATLVLAHGAGAPMDSPFMGDIAARLAERGISVVRFEFPYMAMRREDGRRRPPNPQKHLLECWRQVYAQVRAEVVGKLAIGGKSMGGRMASLLADELGADALVCLGYPFYAAGKPEKPRVAHLAELKTPTLIVQGERDALGDRPTVESYALSPAIQLHWLAAADHDLKPLKASGLTHDQHLETTAEQIAAFLAS; from the coding sequence ATGGATAAAGGCCCGTCGAGGAATATTGATTCGGATCAATTGCCGCCTGAGACCCCTGTCGCGGGCGCATGCGGTCCTTTGTCGCTGCTGCGGAACCCGGCACGGCGCGAACTGTCGGCTACGCTGGTTCTGGCCCATGGCGCGGGTGCGCCGATGGACAGCCCGTTCATGGGCGATATCGCCGCGCGGCTGGCCGAACGGGGTATCTCCGTCGTGCGCTTCGAGTTCCCCTATATGGCTATGCGCCGCGAGGACGGCCGGCGGCGTCCGCCCAATCCGCAGAAGCACTTGCTGGAGTGCTGGCGGCAGGTTTATGCGCAGGTTCGCGCCGAAGTAGTAGGCAAGCTGGCAATCGGCGGCAAATCCATGGGCGGGCGCATGGCCAGCCTGTTGGCGGACGAACTGGGCGCCGACGCGCTGGTCTGCCTTGGCTACCCGTTCTACGCCGCCGGCAAGCCGGAAAAACCTCGCGTGGCCCATCTCGCCGAACTGAAGACGCCGACCCTGATCGTCCAGGGCGAGCGCGATGCACTGGGCGACCGCCCCACGGTCGAAAGCTACGCGTTGTCGCCGGCGATCCAGCTGCACTGGCTGGCGGCAGCCGACCATGATCTCAAGCCACTCAAGGCGTCCGGGCTGACCCATGACCAGCACCTGGAAACGACCGCCGAGCAGATAGCAGCATTCCTCGCGTCGTAA
- the ccoN gene encoding cytochrome-c oxidase, cbb3-type subunit I, translating to MSTTNQTAYNYKVVRQFAIMTVVWGIVGMAVGVLIAAQLVWPDLNLGLPWTSFGRLRPLHTNAVIFAFGGCALFATSYYSVQRTCQTRLFAGPLASFTFWGWQLVILLAAITLPLGMTSSKEYAELEWPIDILITIVWVSYAIVFFGTLMKRKTKHIYVGNWFFGGFILTVAILHVVNNLEIPVSLTKSYSLYSGATDAMIQWWYGHNAVGFFLTAGFLGMMYYFVPKQAERPVYSYRLSIVHFWALIAVYIWAGPHHLHYTALPDWAQSLGMVMSLILLAPSWGGMINGMMTLSGAWHKLRTDPILRFLVVSLAFYGMSTFEGPMMAIKTVNALSHYTDWTIGHVHAGALGWVAMVSIGSLYHMIPKVFGREQMHSVGLINTHFWLATIGTVLYIASMWVNGITQGLMWRAVNSDGTLTYSFVEALAAGHPGFIVRMIGGAIFLLGMLVMAYNVWRTVAAAKPAEMQAAAQMA from the coding sequence ATGAGCACAACCAATCAGACCGCTTATAACTATAAGGTGGTCCGCCAGTTCGCCATTATGACAGTGGTATGGGGGATCGTCGGCATGGCCGTCGGTGTCCTGATCGCCGCTCAATTGGTGTGGCCGGACCTTAACCTCGGCTTACCGTGGACGAGCTTCGGGCGCCTGCGCCCGCTGCATACCAATGCGGTGATCTTCGCCTTCGGCGGCTGCGCACTGTTCGCCACCAGCTACTACTCGGTGCAGCGCACCTGCCAGACCCGCCTGTTCGCAGGTCCGCTCGCTTCCTTCACCTTCTGGGGTTGGCAGCTGGTGATCCTGTTGGCGGCCATTACCCTGCCGCTGGGCATGACCTCCTCCAAGGAGTACGCCGAGCTGGAATGGCCGATCGACATCCTGATCACCATCGTCTGGGTTTCCTACGCCATCGTCTTCTTCGGCACGCTGATGAAGCGCAAGACCAAGCACATCTACGTGGGCAACTGGTTCTTCGGCGGCTTCATCCTGACCGTGGCGATCCTGCACGTGGTCAACAACCTGGAAATCCCGGTCAGCCTGACCAAGTCCTACTCCCTGTACTCGGGCGCCACTGACGCCATGATCCAGTGGTGGTATGGCCACAACGCCGTGGGCTTCTTCCTGACCGCCGGCTTCCTGGGGATGATGTACTACTTCGTTCCGAAGCAGGCCGAACGTCCGGTCTACTCCTATCGCCTGTCCATCGTCCACTTCTGGGCGCTGATCGCCGTCTACATCTGGGCCGGCCCGCACCACCTGCACTACACCGCGCTGCCGGACTGGGCGCAGTCGCTGGGCATGGTGATGTCTCTGATCCTGCTGGCTCCGAGCTGGGGCGGCATGATCAACGGCATGATGACCCTCTCGGGCGCCTGGCATAAGCTGCGCACCGACCCGATCCTGCGCTTCCTGGTGGTATCCCTGGCCTTCTACGGCATGTCCACCTTCGAAGGCCCGATGATGGCCATCAAGACCGTCAACGCCCTCTCCCACTACACCGACTGGACCATCGGCCACGTACACGCCGGCGCCCTGGGTTGGGTAGCCATGGTGTCCATCGGCTCGCTGTACCACATGATCCCGAAAGTCTTCGGCCGCGAGCAGATGCACAGCGTGGGCCTGATCAACACCCACTTCTGGCTGGCCACCATCGGCACCGTTCTGTACATCGCCTCCATGTGGGTCAACGGCATCACCCAGGGCCTGATGTGGCGCGCAGTGAACTCCGACGGCACCCTCACCTATTCCTTCGTCGAAGCCCTGGCCGCCGGCCACCCCGGCTTCATCGTGCGGATGATCGGTGGTGCCATCTTCCTGCTGGGCATGCTGGTCATGGCCTACAACGTCTGGCGCACCGTAGCGGCCGCCAAGCCGGCCGAAATGCAAGCCGCGGCGCAGATGGCCTGA
- the ccoO gene encoding cytochrome-c oxidase, cbb3-type subunit II, which yields MKHEVLEKNVGLLALCMAVAVSIGGLTQIVPLFFQDVTNTPVEGMKPYTALQLEGRDVYIREGCVGCHSQMIRPFRAETERYGHYSVAGESVWDHPFLWGSKRTGPDLARVGGRYSDDWHRAHLYNPRNVVPESKMPAYPWLVENKLDGKDTAKKLEVMRVMGVPYTDDDIAGASDAVKGKTEMDAVVAYLQVLGTSIKNKR from the coding sequence ATGAAACACGAAGTACTCGAGAAAAACGTCGGCCTGCTGGCCCTGTGCATGGCCGTCGCCGTGAGCATCGGCGGCCTGACCCAGATCGTCCCACTGTTCTTCCAGGACGTGACCAATACCCCGGTGGAAGGAATGAAGCCCTACACCGCCCTGCAACTGGAAGGCCGTGACGTCTACATCCGCGAAGGCTGCGTGGGCTGCCACTCGCAGATGATCCGTCCGTTCCGCGCCGAGACCGAGCGCTACGGCCACTACTCCGTCGCCGGTGAAAGCGTCTGGGACCACCCCTTCCTGTGGGGCTCCAAGCGTACCGGCCCGGACCTGGCCCGCGTCGGCGGCCGCTACTCCGACGACTGGCACCGCGCGCACCTGTACAACCCGCGCAACGTGGTCCCGGAGTCGAAGATGCCCGCCTACCCCTGGCTGGTCGAGAACAAGCTCGACGGCAAGGACACGGCAAAGAAACTGGAAGTGATGCGTGTCATGGGCGTGCCCTACACGGACGACGACATCGCTGGCGCCAGCGACGCCGTCAAAGGGAAGACCGAAATGGACGCGGTAGTCGCGTACCTGCAGGTCCTCGGCACCTCCATCAAGAACAAGCGGTGA
- a CDS encoding CcoQ/FixQ family Cbb3-type cytochrome c oxidase assembly chaperone — translation MDIGTIRGLGTVIVMVAFVGVLLWAYGGKRKERFDEDALLPFADDPVAKQHAEKEQASRSNNA, via the coding sequence TTGGATATCGGGACCATTCGCGGCCTCGGCACCGTCATCGTGATGGTTGCCTTCGTCGGCGTACTGCTCTGGGCTTACGGCGGCAAACGCAAGGAGCGCTTCGACGAAGACGCGCTGCTGCCTTTCGCGGATGACCCGGTAGCCAAGCAGCACGCTGAGAAAGAGCAAGCTTCTAGGAGCAACAACGCATGA
- the ccoP gene encoding cytochrome-c oxidase, cbb3-type subunit III, protein MTTFWSLYITVLTVGSLIALLWLVFATRSGQSSNTTDQTMGHAFDGIEEYDNPLPKWWFLLFVGTIVFAAGYLVLYPGLGNWKGVLPGYDGGWTQDKQWEREEALAKEKYGPIFAKYAAMSVEEVAKDPQAMKMGERLFATYCSICHGSDAKGAAGFPNLTDSDWRWGGTAQDIQTTILGGRHAAMPAWGEVLGDKGVQDVAAFVTAKLDGRKLPEGVTAENVDNGGKLFATTCVACHGPEGKGNPLMGAPDLTHPGAFIYGSSYAQLQQTIRHGRQGQMPAQEQYLGKDKVHILAGYIYNISGQAK, encoded by the coding sequence ATGACTACCTTCTGGAGTCTGTACATCACCGTTTTAACAGTCGGCTCGCTGATCGCCCTGCTGTGGCTGGTTTTCGCCACCCGTAGCGGGCAGTCCTCGAACACCACCGACCAGACCATGGGCCACGCCTTCGACGGCATCGAGGAGTACGACAACCCGCTGCCCAAGTGGTGGTTCCTGCTGTTCGTCGGCACCATCGTCTTCGCCGCCGGCTACCTGGTGCTCTACCCGGGCCTGGGCAACTGGAAAGGCGTCCTGCCGGGCTACGACGGCGGCTGGACACAAGACAAGCAATGGGAGCGTGAAGAAGCCCTGGCCAAGGAAAAATACGGCCCGATCTTCGCCAAATACGCAGCCATGTCGGTGGAAGAAGTCGCCAAGGACCCGCAAGCCATGAAAATGGGCGAGCGCCTCTTCGCCACCTACTGCTCCATCTGCCACGGCTCCGATGCGAAGGGCGCAGCAGGCTTCCCGAACCTGACCGACAGCGACTGGCGCTGGGGCGGCACGGCCCAGGACATCCAGACCACCATCCTCGGTGGCCGCCATGCTGCGATGCCAGCCTGGGGTGAAGTGCTGGGCGACAAGGGCGTGCAGGACGTGGCGGCCTTCGTCACCGCCAAGCTGGACGGCCGCAAGCTGCCCGAAGGCGTGACCGCGGAGAACGTCGACAACGGCGGCAAGCTGTTCGCCACCACCTGCGTCGCCTGCCACGGTCCGGAAGGCAAGGGCAACCCGCTGATGGGCGCGCCTGACCTGACCCACCCGGGCGCCTTCATCTACGGTTCCAGCTACGCGCAACTGCAGCAGACCATCCGTCACGGCCGCCAGGGCCAGATGCCGGCGCAGGAGCAGTACCTGGGCAAAGACAAAGTGCACATTCTCGCCGGTTACATCTACAACATTTCCGGCCAGGCGAAGTAA